From Gimesia panareensis, the proteins below share one genomic window:
- a CDS encoding sigma-54-dependent transcriptional regulator, translating to MSSKDSTETDLESIVIRVLIIDDDEAHAQAVAESLERVGCECKIATSGEQGAKLIERETADIVITDLRMDGVDGLSILRTAKEELPDAEVIVLTGHGSINSAVTAMQLGAYTYLTKPLDINELRNAVEKASTRVRLMRRNAELHRRLDEKFGFEGVIGNTPQMHKIIEKLKNVASTNSTVLIEGESGTGKELVARAIHQNSERKSKPFVPLNISALPDSILESELFGHEQGAFTGAVGKRIGKFEHANGGTLFLDEVGEMPMQTQIKLLRVLEDRKIARLGTNEEISLNVRLVAATNADLLEMVKQGTFRQDLYYRLSVVKIELPPLRERRGDIPLLTDHFLKELSAQYDKPYEGVSRAARRALMSYDWPGNIRQLRNAAERMLVLDTDGILDLDDLPEEIVPVTGPDGDSSYTSDRSGADFLIGRPFSEVERYYIERALDLADGKREEAAKMLGIGERTLYRKLKEYQKQKEEQEGG from the coding sequence ATGAGCTCGAAAGACTCCACGGAAACGGATCTCGAATCCATCGTGATTCGTGTCCTGATTATTGATGACGATGAAGCACATGCCCAGGCGGTCGCGGAAAGCCTGGAGCGGGTCGGCTGCGAGTGTAAAATCGCCACCTCCGGAGAGCAGGGCGCGAAGCTGATTGAACGCGAAACCGCCGATATCGTCATCACTGATCTTCGCATGGACGGCGTTGATGGTCTGTCGATCCTGCGTACCGCCAAGGAAGAATTGCCCGACGCCGAAGTCATCGTGCTGACCGGACACGGGTCGATTAACTCCGCGGTCACCGCAATGCAACTGGGGGCCTATACCTATCTCACCAAGCCGCTCGATATCAACGAGCTCCGTAACGCGGTGGAAAAAGCGTCTACCCGTGTCCGCCTGATGCGGCGGAATGCGGAACTGCATCGTCGACTGGATGAAAAGTTCGGCTTCGAAGGCGTGATCGGCAACACGCCCCAGATGCATAAAATCATCGAGAAGCTGAAGAATGTCGCCTCCACGAACAGTACGGTGCTGATCGAAGGGGAGAGCGGGACCGGGAAAGAACTGGTGGCCCGCGCCATTCACCAGAACAGCGAACGCAAAAGCAAACCGTTCGTGCCCCTGAATATCTCCGCCTTGCCGGACAGTATTCTGGAAAGCGAGCTCTTCGGCCACGAGCAGGGGGCTTTCACCGGCGCAGTCGGCAAGCGGATCGGTAAATTTGAGCATGCGAACGGCGGAACCCTCTTCCTGGATGAAGTCGGCGAAATGCCGATGCAGACCCAGATCAAACTGCTGCGTGTGCTCGAAGACCGCAAAATTGCCCGCCTGGGAACCAACGAAGAAATCAGTCTGAACGTTCGCCTGGTCGCTGCTACGAACGCGGATCTACTGGAGATGGTCAAGCAGGGAACCTTTCGGCAGGACCTGTATTACCGCCTCTCTGTCGTGAAAATCGAACTGCCCCCCCTGCGGGAACGGCGGGGCGACATTCCACTGCTCACCGATCACTTTCTCAAAGAACTCTCCGCGCAGTACGATAAACCGTACGAAGGCGTCTCTCGAGCCGCCCGTCGGGCACTGATGTCATACGACTGGCCAGGCAATATTCGTCAGCTGCGTAACGCGGCCGAGCGGATGCTCGTGCTGGACACCGATGGCATTCTCGATCTGGATGATCTGCCCGAAGAAATCGTCCCCGTGACCGGCCCGGATGGGGACAGCAGTTACACCTCGGACCGCTCGGGAGCCGATTTCCTCATCGGTCGTCCTTTTTCTGAAGTGGAACGCTACTACATCGAGCGGGCGCTGGATCTCGCCGACGGCAAGCGGGAAGAGGCGGCCAAGATGCTCGGGATCGGCGAACGGACCCTCTACCGCAAGCTGAAAGAGTATCAGAAACAGAAAGAGGAGCAAGAGGGGGGCTGA
- a CDS encoding TetR/AcrR family transcriptional regulator, producing MSTRERKQREIQEREAKILECARPLFIEGGYNGLNMDRLTSMLDYSKGTIYNHFSCKEEIIITLAIQTLEKRLAMFEKASLFQGTSRERIAAIGTAAELFVKLYPDHFRVEQTIRLDSIWEKTSEERRKLMANCEHRCMGVVGGIVRDAIAQGDLQLGENATPEEIVFGLWSLSFGGYSIIATSNSLDELGISAPFEMLRRNFNRFLDGIQWQPLSSAVDYDAVFDRVSEEVFGNELQQISV from the coding sequence ATGAGTACTCGAGAGCGCAAACAACGTGAAATCCAGGAACGCGAGGCGAAAATCCTCGAATGCGCACGGCCCCTGTTCATCGAGGGGGGCTATAACGGTCTGAACATGGACCGGCTCACCAGCATGCTCGATTACTCCAAGGGAACGATCTATAACCACTTTTCCTGCAAGGAAGAGATCATCATCACCCTCGCGATCCAGACGCTGGAAAAGCGGCTGGCGATGTTTGAGAAGGCCTCTCTCTTTCAGGGAACTTCCCGCGAACGCATTGCCGCCATTGGTACCGCGGCTGAACTGTTTGTGAAACTCTATCCCGACCATTTCCGGGTCGAGCAGACGATTCGCCTCGATTCGATCTGGGAAAAGACATCCGAGGAACGCCGCAAGCTGATGGCCAATTGCGAGCATCGCTGCATGGGGGTGGTCGGTGGCATTGTTCGCGATGCGATTGCGCAGGGGGATCTCCAACTGGGGGAAAACGCGACTCCCGAAGAAATCGTCTTCGGTCTCTGGTCCCTCTCCTTCGGAGGCTATTCGATTATTGCTACCAGCAATTCGCTGGATGAACTGGGCATTTCGGCTCCCTTTGAAATGCTGCGTCGGAACTTCAATCGTTTTCTGGACGGAATTCAGTGGCAGCCGCTCAGTTCTGCCGTCGACTACGATGCGGTCTTCGATCGTGTCAGCGAGGAGGTGTTTGGAAATGAACTCCAGCAGATCTCTGTCTGA
- a CDS encoding sensor histidine kinase — MQRPSAINESPLSVEEREKLEAQYSEIATLAGGLAHEIKNPLSTMSMNLELLTEDLETLDVPARHRMLKKVESVQRECKHLQDILDAFLQFARVGKLALTTVNLNELVSDFIDFFRPQANEAGIEISPHFDADLPAVQVDPALFRQVLMNLALNVVQAMPDGGLIELQTSHRDGTVYLDIIDNGKGIDEKVKSRMFDAFFSTKSGGSGLGLPTVKKIVDAHHGTIECESELGRGTRFTISFPVC; from the coding sequence ATGCAGAGACCATCCGCAATCAACGAGAGCCCGCTGAGCGTCGAGGAACGCGAAAAACTGGAAGCCCAGTATTCCGAAATCGCCACACTGGCGGGCGGACTGGCGCATGAAATCAAAAATCCACTCTCGACGATGAGCATGAATCTGGAACTGCTGACGGAAGATCTGGAGACGCTCGATGTTCCTGCCAGGCACCGCATGCTGAAAAAAGTAGAAAGCGTTCAACGGGAATGTAAGCATCTGCAGGACATTCTGGACGCCTTTCTGCAGTTTGCCCGTGTCGGCAAACTGGCACTGACAACCGTCAATCTGAATGAGCTGGTGAGTGATTTTATCGATTTCTTCCGTCCGCAGGCGAATGAAGCCGGGATTGAAATCAGCCCTCACTTTGACGCCGATCTGCCGGCCGTCCAGGTGGATCCAGCCCTGTTTCGCCAGGTGCTGATGAATCTGGCGCTGAACGTGGTCCAGGCGATGCCCGATGGCGGACTGATTGAACTGCAGACCTCTCACAGAGATGGCACCGTCTACCTGGATATCATCGATAACGGCAAAGGAATCGATGAGAAGGTCAAGTCGCGGATGTTCGACGCCTTCTTCTCCACCAAATCAGGGGGCAGCGGTCTGGGACTGCCCACCGTCAAAAAGATTGTCGACGCCCATCATGGTACCATTGAATGCGAAAGTGAACTCGGCCGCGGAACGCGGTTTACCATTTCCTTTCCCGTTTGCTGA
- a CDS encoding efflux RND transporter periplasmic adaptor subunit has product MRLPLLFALMVCLTGGYWLFHRPVFSTEITTKQQASERGIPVEVVELKPVDSFARKRTYTGKVEAARTSELSLERSGKLIEVSVDEGDPVKAGMVLARLDTRHLKIIRQKLQAQRDAAQAKLAELLAGPRPQTIAAAEAAVRQLNAKLKNLQADHVRNEQLLQRNAISKSVFEASQYDVQQQQAQLDAAKSQLSELKEGTRKEQIAAQKAEVANLDAQLADNQIDLEDTELKAPFAGRISKRYADEGTVISPETPLLRLVEDQHLEAHIGVPVEMTPGLKRGARQQVQLNGKSYQSTLKAVLPELDPVTRTREVVLALGEPAAQNLVPGQVIRIAMEEPVEMQGFWLPLSALARGERGLWSAYAVVPGKAEGELVLEKRQIEILHTEGDRVLVRGTLKSGDRMVVDGIHKLANNQRVVIKSGS; this is encoded by the coding sequence TTGCGACTCCCTTTGCTGTTCGCTCTCATGGTCTGTCTGACCGGGGGCTACTGGCTGTTTCACCGCCCGGTATTTTCGACGGAAATCACCACAAAACAGCAGGCATCAGAACGGGGGATACCTGTCGAAGTTGTCGAGCTGAAACCGGTTGACTCGTTCGCCCGCAAACGTACATATACCGGGAAGGTCGAAGCCGCTCGCACCAGTGAACTCTCACTGGAACGGAGTGGCAAGTTGATTGAGGTGAGCGTGGATGAAGGCGATCCGGTGAAAGCAGGCATGGTGCTGGCGCGTCTTGATACCCGGCACTTGAAGATTATCCGTCAGAAGCTGCAGGCCCAACGGGATGCCGCTCAGGCGAAGCTGGCGGAACTTCTGGCTGGTCCTCGACCTCAGACAATCGCTGCTGCCGAAGCAGCAGTCCGGCAACTGAACGCCAAACTGAAAAATCTGCAGGCTGATCACGTCCGCAATGAACAGCTGCTGCAGCGCAACGCGATTTCCAAATCGGTGTTTGAAGCCTCACAATACGACGTCCAGCAGCAGCAGGCACAGCTGGATGCCGCAAAGAGCCAGCTCTCTGAGCTGAAAGAAGGGACCCGGAAAGAACAGATCGCCGCCCAGAAAGCCGAAGTGGCAAATCTGGATGCTCAACTGGCAGACAACCAGATCGACCTGGAAGACACAGAATTGAAAGCCCCGTTTGCAGGTCGGATCTCGAAACGGTATGCAGACGAAGGAACCGTGATTTCTCCGGAAACGCCGCTGCTGAGGCTGGTCGAAGATCAGCATCTCGAAGCGCATATCGGCGTACCGGTAGAAATGACACCTGGTTTGAAACGAGGCGCCCGTCAGCAGGTTCAGCTCAACGGCAAATCTTACCAGTCCACACTGAAAGCGGTGCTGCCCGAACTGGATCCCGTAACGCGGACCCGCGAAGTGGTACTGGCACTCGGTGAACCAGCCGCTCAAAACCTGGTCCCGGGCCAGGTGATTCGCATCGCCATGGAAGAACCGGTGGAAATGCAGGGGTTCTGGTTGCCGCTCAGTGCCCTGGCACGGGGTGAGCGCGGACTCTGGTCGGCTTATGCTGTGGTTCCGGGAAAAGCTGAGGGAGAACTGGTTCTTGAGAAACGGCAGATTGAAATTCTGCATACCGAAGGCGATCGCGTCCTCGTCCGGGGGACATTGAAATCAGGAGACCGGATGGTCGTGGATGGAATTCATAAACTGGCGAACAATCAGCGGGTTGTGATCAAGTCAGGCTCCTGA